A window of the Lactuca sativa cultivar Salinas chromosome 7, Lsat_Salinas_v11, whole genome shotgun sequence genome harbors these coding sequences:
- the LOC111879565 gene encoding uncharacterized protein LOC111879565 yields MGNQDFENNQTLFSVLKGEEFPTSKILSRDSSVGQSSRIYYQNTTNEGVPFKWEMQPGTPKNPPQVEIIPPPTPPPAVQSLAIPRPKLVVSGSKDSFSWRFWSWKKLSKNLRLQTYDRRGRHTRFNKHATYSDGDSDAEFVGWVRSDSRASSFSSSSSIDSYTERFRRGSPFLCSPWRT; encoded by the coding sequence ATGGGCAATCAAGATTTCGAAAATAACCAAACCCTTTTTTCTGTTCTTAAAGGAGAAGAATTTCCTACCAGCAAGATTCTCTCAAGAGATTCGTCGGTTGGTCAATCATCGCGTATATACTATCAAAACACAACCAACGAAGGTGTACCCTTCAAATGGGAGATGCAACCAGGAACACCCAAGAATCCGCCACAAGTAGAGATCATCCCGCCACCAACACCACCACCGGCTGTACAAAGCCTAGCCATTCCTCGGCCTAAACTTGTTGTTAGTGGCTCTAAAGATTCGTTTTCTTGGAGGTTTTGGTCTTGGAAGAAGTTAAGTAAAAATCTTAGGCTACAAACATACGATCGAAGAGGGCGTCATACAAGGTTTAATAAACACGCAACTTACTCTGATGGAGATTCCGATGCTGAGTTTGTAGGATGGGTTCGTAGTGATTCAAGAGCTTCATcattttcatcttcatcttccatcGACAGCTATACTGAAAGATTCAGACGAGGGTCACCTTTTCTTTGCAGTCCATGGAGGACATGA